In Erpetoichthys calabaricus chromosome 4, fErpCal1.3, whole genome shotgun sequence, one genomic interval encodes:
- the LOC127527501 gene encoding olfactory receptor 52E4-like: MNNVIGNSSDFILEGFFFPSDARASLFLLTLSGYMVIVFVNVLVFLVITLHKNLHEPMYVMLCNMIVCDLIGSSALMPRLMSDFFVDVKIISFEACFIQAFCIHMYTCGAQLILTVMAFDRYVAICNPLRYSTIMTPWTLVKLCSIAWGGAFTLVVVLLTLTIRLPKCKSLVVQAYCFNGVLFVLACGDYSVNNIYALFITYFLATLSLSAIVFTYTKILIACFFKSQSNSKSKAIHTCATHLTVYILFGITLLFSIMALRFPNINPNTTKAIGTLMITIPPCLNPMIYGINTKEIRNNVLKCLKSKLSPI; encoded by the coding sequence ATGAACAATGTTATTGGAAATTCTTCAGATTTCATATTGGAAGGTTTCTTTTTCCCATCAGATGCAAGGGCGTCTCTGTTTCTGTTAACCCTTTCTGGGTATATGGTCATTGTTTTTGTGAATGTCCTGGTATTTTTAGTTATAACACTTCACAAGAATTTACATGAGCCAATGTATGTAATGTTATGCAACATGATTGTCTGCGACTTAATCGGAAGCTCCGCTTTAATGCCACGATTAATGTCCGACTTCTTCGTTGATGTGAAGATCATCTCCTTTGAAGCATGCTTCATTCAAGCTTTCTGTATTCACATGTACACATGTGGGGCTCAGCTGATACTAACAGTGATGGCATTTGACAGATATGTTGCAATTTGTAATCCTCTGCGCTACTCCACAATCATGACACCCTGGACTTTAGTAAAACTCTGCTCGATTGCCTGGGGAGGCGCCTTTACTCTGGTCGTAGTTCTTTTGACGCTTACAATAAGACTTCCAAAATGTAAATCGCTAGTCGTACAGGCATATTGTTTCAACGGAGTTTTGTTTGTATTGGCCTGCGGTGATTATTCAGTGAATAACATATATGccttatttattacttatttccTAGCCACACTATCATTATCGGCCATAGTTTTCACATACACTAAAATTCTAATAGCATGTTTTTTCAAATCGCAAAGCAACTCCAAAAGTAAAGCCATTCACACCTGCGCGACACACTTAACTGTTTACATCCTGTTCGGAATAActcttttattttcaattatggCTTTGCGTTTTCCAAATATCAATCCAAATACCACTAAGGCAATCGGAACTTTAATGATTACCATCCCGCCTTGTCTGAACCCTATGATTTATGGCATAAACACTAAAGAAATTCGTAATAATGTGCTCAAATGCCTTAAAAGTAAACTATCACCTATTTAG
- the LOC127527502 gene encoding olfactory receptor 52E4-like, whose protein sequence is MIIVFVNLLVFLVIIFHKNLHEPMYVMLCNMIVCDLIGSSAVMPRLLSDFFVDIRIISFEACFIQAFCIHMYTCGSQLILTVMAYDRYVAICNPLRYSTIMTPWTIVKLCSIAWGGAFIMVVVLLSITIRLPKCKSVVVHAYCFNGALFVLACGDYLVNNIYGLFITYFLTTLSLSAIAFTYTKILIACFFKSQSVSKSKAIHTCATHLTVYVVFETTLLFSIMALRFPNINPNATKAIGTLMITVPPFLNPMIYGINTKEIRNNVLKWLNNKLSPI, encoded by the coding sequence ATGATCATTGTTTTTGTGAATTTACTGGTTTTTTTAGTTATAATATTTCATAAGAATTTACATGAGCCAATGTATGTAATGTTATGTAACATGATTGTCTGCGACCTAATTGGAAGTTCCGCTGTAATGCCAAGATTATTGTCCGATTTCTTCGTTGACATAAGGATTATCTCCTTTGAAGCATGCTTCATTCAAGCTTTCTGTATTCACATGTACACATGTGGGTCTCAGCTGATACTCACTGTGATGGCATATGACAGATATGTTGCAATTTGTAATCCTCTGCGCTACTCCACAATCATGACGCCTTGGACAATAGTAAAACTCTGCTCGATTGCCTGGGGAGGCGCCTTTATTATGGTCGTAGTTCTGTTGTCGATTACAATAAGACTTCCAAAATGTAAATCGGTAGTCGTGCACGCATATTGTTTCAATGGAGCTTTATTTGTACTTGCATGTGGAGATTATTTAGTGAATAACATATATGGCTTATTTATTACGTATTTCCTAACCACATTGTCACTTTCGGCCATTGCTTTTACGTATACTAAAATTCTAATAGCATGTTTTTTCAAATCGCAAAGCGTCTCAAAAAGCAAAGCAATTCACACCTGCGCGACACACTTAACTGTTTATGTCGTGTTCGAAACAACTCTTTTATTTTCGATCATGGCTTTGCGTTTTCCAAATATCAATCCAAATGCTACTAAGGCAATCGGAACTTTAATGATTACCGTCCCGCCTTTTCTGAACCCTATGATTTATGGCATAAACACTAAAGAAATCCGTAATAATGTGCTGAAATGGCTTAATAATAAATTATCACCAATTTAA
- the LOC127527497 gene encoding olfactory receptor 52H1-like has translation MNNVVGNSSDFILEGFFFPPSARAPLFVLTLFGYTVIVFVNVLVFLVITLHKKLHEPMYIMLCNMIVCDLIGSTALMPRLMSDFFVDVRIISFEACFIQAFCIHMYTNGAQMILAVMAFDRYVAICNPLRYSTIMTPRTLVKLCSFAWGGAFIMVVVHLSLTTRLQKCKTLVEHAYCFIGAVFVLACGDYSVNNIYGLCMYYFLTALSLSAIAFTYTKILITCFFKSQSNSKSKAIHTCATHLSVYILFETFLLFSVMALRFPNINPNTTKAIGTLMISVPPCLNPMIYGICTNEIRNIVLKCLKNKLPPISPSSFDCSR, from the coding sequence ATGAATAATGTGGTTGGAAATTCTTCAGATTTCATATTGGAAGGTTTCTTTTTCCCACCCAGTGCAAGGGCGCCTCTATTTGTCTTAACCCTTTTTGGGTATACGGTCATTGTTTTTGTGAATGTCCTGGTCTTTCTAGTTATAACACTTCATAAGAAGTTGCATGAGCCAATGTATATAATGTTGTGTAACATGATTGTCTGCGACTTAATCGGAAGCACTGCTTTAATGCCAAGATTAATGTCCGACTTCTTCGTGGATGTGAGGATCATCTCCTTCGAAGCATGCTTCATTCAAGCTTTCTGTATTCACATGTACACAAATGGCGCTCAGATGATACTAGCGGTGATGGCATTTGACAGATATGTTGCAATTTGTAACCCTCTGCGCTACTCCACAATCATGACACCCCGGACTTTAGTAAAACTCTGCTCGTTTGCCTGGGGAGGAGCATTTATTATGGTCGTAGTTCACTTGTCACTTACAACAAGACTTCAAAAATGTAAAACGCTAGTCGAGCACGCATATTGTTTCATTGGAGCTGTGTTTGTACTGGCCTGCGGAGATTATTCAGTGAATAATATATATGGCTTATGTATGTATTATTTCCTAACCGCATTGTCTTTGTCGGCCATTGCTTTCACTTATACTAAAATTCTAATAACATGCTTTTTTAAATCGCAAAGCAACTCGAAAAGCAAAGCCATTCACACCTGTGCGACACATTTAAGTGTGTACATCCTGTTCGAAacgtttcttttattttcagtcatGGCTTTGCGGTTTCCAAATATCAATCCAAATACCACTAAGGCAATCGGAACTTTAATGATTTCTGTCCCGCCCTGCCTGAACCCTATGATTTATGGTATATGCACGAATGAAATTCGCAATATTGTGCTGAAAtgccttaaaaataaattaccacctatttctccttcttctttcgactgctcccgttag